A window of the Cynocephalus volans isolate mCynVol1 chromosome 10, mCynVol1.pri, whole genome shotgun sequence genome harbors these coding sequences:
- the MISP gene encoding mitotic interactor and substrate of PLK1: MDRVTRYPIFSIPRSPRISGLALDGDTSYTFQLVGVGPEGWGQDEPQAWPTDHEARLNMVTTGPWAFSSELSPRPLHPEDNDSEEMKAYRLDAGVALARRPRDLEREHCAVIQGQTVRKSGTVATLRDTPEHRDPRTRSQDPRTPRSTPLEDNMVDREQIDFLAARQQFLSLEQANAGAPQSPLARVAPAYAPPGVSQAPEALNWPQLTNGYVVSNKPQVKEVVWEEKTVCGLPTGPSVRAVDYSGSWCQVESLESPMETPIEREIRLAQEREADLRKQRGLQQASGHQELVEIPTRPLLTKVSLATAPRGDRGRPSLYVQRDIVQETQREEDHRRKGVQVSWAATPDCVSKDPPPELRRALSSDSILSPAPDARAASPAPEVRKVNRIPPEAYQPYLNPGTPRLEFPAFGVYSKSNGLSTEEAKVMASPKATGSPRHLLESSGKPLSTKQEYLKPPGGPLQANEGIVQWENFRLRPLKFGVPDVPQQAEASHVQGWDVAGAPVVRPQRSLSSDLLEREVESVLRREREVAEERRNALFPKVTSPPPKNGPDQDSRHSSQASGITGSYSVSESPVFTPVHLHSGLVWTAEEPADRAPRQRKRKDLWYAGISPTDGINSEILEATRVTRHKNAMAERWESGIYTSEDEN, encoded by the exons ATGGACCGAGTGACCAGATACCCCATCTTCAGCATCCCCCGCTCGCCCCGCATCTCCGGCCTTGCACTCGATGGGGACACAAGCTACACCTTCCAGCTGGTGGGTGTGGGGCCCGAGGGCTGGGGCCAGGACGAGCCGCAGGCATGGCCCACTGACCATGAGGCCCGGCTGAACATGGTGACGACAGGGCCATGGGCCTTCTCCAGTGAGCTGTCCCCACGGCCACTCCACCCTGAGGACAATGACAGCGAGGAGATGAAGGCCTACCGCCTGGACGCCGGGGTTGCCCTTGCCAGGAGGCCTAGGGACCTGGAGCGGGAGCACTGTGCAGTCATCCAGGGCCAGACAGTCAGGAAGAGCGGCACGGTGGCCACACTTCGGGACACCCCTGAGCACAGGGACCCTAGGACCCGCAGCCAGGACCCTAGGACCCCTCGGTCCACACCCCTGGAGGATAACATGGTGGACAGGGAGCAGATAGACTTTCTGGCAGCCAGGCAGCAGTTCCTGAGCCTGGAGCAGGCCAACGCAGGGGCGCCTCAGAGCCCCCTGGCCAGGGTGGCCCCCGCCTATGCCCCGCCAGGGGTCAGCCAGGCCCCCGAGGCCTTGAATTGGCCCCAACTAACCAATGGGTATGTTGTCTCCAACAAGCCCCAGGTGAAGGAGGTGGTCTGGGAAGAGAAGACGGTCTGTGGTTTGCCCACTGGGCCTAGTGTCCGAGCCGTTGACTACTCTGGCTCCTGGTGCCAAGTGGAGTCACTGGAGTCCCCCATGGAGACACCCATTGAGCGGGAGATCCGACTGGCCCAGGAGCGTGAGGCAGATCTGCGGAAACAGAGGGGGCTTCAGCAGGCGTCCGGCCACCAGGAGCTGGTGGAGATCCCCACCAGGCCGCTGCTGACCAAGGTGAGCCTGGCCACAGCCCCGCGAGGGGACAGGGGCCGCCCGTCACTCTATGTGCAGAGGGACATTGTACAAGAGACACAGCGTGAGGAAGACCACCGGCGGAAGGGCGTGCAGGTGAGCTGGGCAGCCACACCTGACTGCGTCTCCAAGGACCCCCCGCCTGAACTCAGGAGAGCCCTCAGCTCAGACTCCATCCTCAGCCCGGCCCCAGACGCCCGTGCAGCCAGCCCAGCTCCAGAGGTGAGGAAGGTGAACCGCATCCCGCCTGAAGCCTACCAGCCGTACCTGAACCCCGGGACCCCCAGGCTAGAATTCCCAGCCTTTGGAGTGTACAGCAAGTCGAATGGTCTCTCCACAGAGGAGGCCAAGGTTATGGCCTCTCCAAAGGCCACAGGGTCTCCGAGGCATCTCTTAGAATCCTCTGGAAAACCCTTGAGCACAAAGCAAGAGTACTTGAAGCCCCCTGGGGGACCCCTGCAAGCCAACGAGGGTATCGTGCAATGGGAAAATTTCCGCCTGCGTCCCCTGAAGTTTGGGGTCCCTGATGTGCCCCAGCAGGCTGAGGCCTCCCACGTTCAGGGCTGGGACGTGGCCGGGGCCCCAGTGGTGAGGCCACAAAGGTCCCTGTCATCGGATCTGCTGGAAAGGGAAGTGGAGAGCGTCCTACGCCGGGAGCGAGAAGTGGCAGAGGAGCGGAGGAACGCTCTCTTCCCCAAGGTCACCTCCCCACCACCCAAGAATGGCCCTGACCAAGACTCCAGGCACTCCTCCCAGGCATCCG GCATCACGGGCAGCTATTCGGTGTCCGAGTCACCTGTGTTCACCCCCGTCCACCTGCACTCGGGCCTGGTGTGGACAGCGGAGGAGCCAGCGGACAGGGctcccaggcagagaaagaggaaggaccTGTGG TATGCCGGCATCAGCCCCACGGACGGCATCAACTCCGAG ATCCTAGAAGCCACAAGGGTGACTCGCCACAAGAACGCCATGGCAGAACGCTGGGAATCTGGCATCTATACCAGTGAGGATGAGAACTGA